A single region of the Agromyces sp. Leaf222 genome encodes:
- a CDS encoding immunoglobulin-like domain-containing protein, whose protein sequence is MRDTFVRKMRTGATAIAVTAALAAAGALAPQAAGAAPAPAPLIHYTFDAATSGVVADASGNGNDGVIKQAGATVDGGALSLPGGARATAAYLEIPTAGLVGKKQVTVSTWLENRSGPANVAAAFLGAPVASGASYSSAYWLLNPTNPSGYVKSALTNTASASAPWGTEVGPGATNSATTGIRTPAGMALYTTVIDGVAGKLTVYVNGTQIGQVTIARDVSSFGANLVSYLGRSTYNDAGWAGSVDDYAVYGEALDAATVQQVYAEQALAGAVADVTVPATATADFTLPTAKRGAAISWASNGAAIAVSGGAATVTRPAPGSTDAAVTLTATFTAGGATQTRDYPVTVPAQLSDQAKVDADLAAVELAGTDDVRTSFSVPTVGANGSAIAWTVTSGDEVATTRAGVKAGTATIAITRPADDAEVALTATATRGGATATRSFTLTVPALPTTDADPEAYVWAFFTGEGAGAERVSLAASKGNDALRWNTLNDGEPIFTSTQGTTGLRDPFIIRSHEGDKFYMLATDLKVAGLAGGFTTAQISGSLAIEVWESTDLVNWSNQRHIQVSTPYAGNTWAPEAYWDDELGRYVVFWASNLYPDTNPASRTAVTYNRMVYATTDDFVTFSEPQVWSDVKRGTGLGLIDSTVAEQDGIFYRFTKDEASMTIREEKSTDLLATISGTLPGTSGAADQWTLVKEKIATGLPNGEPGGTYSSGEGPSIFPSNPGDVNGFEWYLFIDQPSYHGGPNHYIPFGSGDIADGSSWQPLGTTLRANLPQNSDGGKPRHGTVIPVTRAEYQKVLEAYAPAVAVAEVDPITVTTRAGVAPVLPKASLTTADGSAKQADVVWASVPAGDYAAPGTFTVRGVAQDDSRMPVTATVTVTPGVEVAAETRCVAGKVTLVAKSTNRASQSASVAVSSAYGERTITLAAGATQSITFSSRLATVPAGQVTATVDGVAVTASYEGRSC, encoded by the coding sequence ATGCGCGACACCTTCGTGCGGAAGATGCGAACGGGGGCCACCGCCATCGCGGTGACCGCCGCCCTCGCCGCGGCCGGGGCGCTCGCCCCGCAGGCCGCGGGCGCCGCCCCGGCTCCCGCCCCGCTGATCCACTACACGTTCGACGCCGCCACCTCCGGGGTCGTCGCCGACGCCTCGGGCAACGGCAACGACGGCGTCATCAAGCAGGCCGGCGCGACCGTCGACGGCGGCGCCCTGTCGCTGCCGGGCGGTGCGCGTGCGACCGCCGCCTACCTCGAGATTCCGACCGCCGGCCTCGTCGGCAAGAAGCAGGTCACCGTCTCGACGTGGCTCGAGAACCGCTCGGGCCCCGCGAACGTGGCGGCCGCCTTCCTCGGCGCGCCCGTGGCATCCGGTGCCTCGTACTCGAGCGCCTACTGGCTGCTCAACCCGACCAACCCGAGCGGTTACGTGAAGTCCGCGCTGACGAACACCGCCAGCGCGAGCGCCCCGTGGGGCACCGAGGTGGGCCCGGGTGCGACGAACTCGGCCACGACCGGCATCCGCACGCCTGCAGGCATGGCCCTCTACACGACCGTCATCGACGGCGTGGCCGGCAAGCTCACCGTCTACGTGAACGGCACGCAGATCGGGCAGGTGACGATCGCGCGCGACGTGTCGTCGTTCGGCGCGAACCTCGTGTCGTACCTCGGCCGTTCGACCTACAACGACGCCGGCTGGGCCGGCTCGGTCGACGACTACGCGGTCTACGGCGAGGCGCTCGACGCCGCAACGGTGCAGCAGGTCTACGCCGAGCAGGCCCTCGCCGGCGCAGTCGCCGACGTGACCGTGCCCGCGACCGCGACGGCCGACTTCACGCTGCCGACCGCCAAGCGCGGTGCCGCCATCTCGTGGGCATCGAACGGTGCGGCGATCGCCGTCTCGGGCGGAGCCGCCACGGTGACCCGCCCGGCGCCCGGCTCGACCGACGCCGCGGTGACGCTCACCGCGACGTTCACCGCCGGCGGCGCGACCCAGACCCGCGACTACCCGGTGACCGTGCCGGCGCAGCTCAGCGACCAGGCCAAGGTCGACGCCGACCTCGCGGCCGTCGAACTCGCCGGCACCGACGACGTGCGCACGAGCTTCTCGGTGCCGACGGTCGGGGCGAACGGCTCGGCCATCGCCTGGACCGTCACGTCGGGCGACGAGGTCGCGACCACGCGCGCCGGCGTCAAGGCCGGCACCGCGACGATCGCGATCACCCGCCCCGCCGACGACGCCGAGGTCGCGCTGACCGCGACCGCGACGCGCGGCGGCGCCACGGCCACGCGCAGCTTCACGCTCACGGTGCCCGCCCTGCCGACGACCGACGCCGACCCCGAGGCCTACGTCTGGGCGTTCTTCACCGGTGAGGGCGCCGGCGCCGAACGGGTCAGCCTCGCGGCCTCCAAGGGCAACGACGCACTGCGCTGGAACACGCTGAACGACGGCGAGCCGATCTTCACCTCGACGCAGGGCACCACGGGCCTCCGCGACCCGTTCATCATCCGCTCGCACGAGGGTGACAAGTTCTACATGCTCGCCACCGACCTGAAGGTCGCCGGACTCGCCGGCGGCTTCACGACGGCGCAGATCTCGGGCTCGCTCGCGATCGAGGTGTGGGAGTCGACCGACCTGGTCAACTGGTCGAACCAGCGGCACATCCAGGTCTCGACGCCCTACGCCGGCAACACCTGGGCGCCCGAGGCGTACTGGGACGACGAGCTCGGCCGCTACGTGGTGTTCTGGGCGTCGAACCTCTACCCCGACACCAACCCGGCGTCGCGCACGGCCGTCACCTACAACCGCATGGTCTACGCCACGACCGACGACTTCGTCACCTTCTCGGAGCCGCAGGTCTGGTCCGACGTCAAGCGCGGCACCGGCCTCGGCCTCATCGACTCGACGGTCGCCGAGCAGGACGGCATCTTCTACCGGTTCACCAAGGACGAGGCGTCGATGACGATCCGCGAGGAGAAGTCGACCGACCTGCTCGCCACGATCAGCGGCACGCTGCCCGGCACCTCCGGCGCGGCCGACCAGTGGACGCTCGTGAAGGAGAAGATCGCGACCGGACTGCCCAACGGCGAGCCCGGCGGAACGTACTCGAGCGGCGAGGGGCCGAGCATCTTCCCGTCGAACCCCGGCGACGTCAACGGCTTCGAGTGGTACCTCTTCATCGACCAGCCGTCGTACCACGGCGGTCCGAACCACTACATCCCGTTCGGGTCGGGCGACATCGCCGACGGATCGTCGTGGCAGCCGCTCGGCACGACGCTGCGGGCGAACCTGCCGCAGAACAGCGACGGCGGCAAGCCGCGACACGGCACCGTGATCCCGGTGACGCGCGCCGAGTACCAGAAGGTGCTCGAGGCGTACGCCCCGGCCGTCGCCGTCGCCGAGGTGGACCCGATCACGGTGACCACCCGAGCCGGTGTCGCGCCGGTGCTGCCGAAGGCCTCGCTCACGACGGCCGACGGCAGCGCGAAGCAGGCCGACGTCGTCTGGGCGTCCGTGCCCGCCGGCGACTACGCGGCCCCCGGCACGTTCACCGTGCGCGGCGTCGCGCAGGACGACTCGCGGATGCCGGTCACGGCGACCGTGACCGTCACGCCGGGCGTCGAGGTGGCCGCCGAGACCCGCTGCGTCGCCGGCAAGGTCACGCTCGTCGCGAAGTCGACGAACCGGGCATCGCAGAGCGCGAGCGTCGCGGTCTCGTCGGCCTATGGCGAGCGCACCATCACGCTCGCCGCGGGTGCGACGCAGTCCATCACGTTCTCGAGCCGCCTCGCGACCGTGCCCGCCGGGCAGGTCACGGCGACGGTCGACGGCGTGGCGGTCACCGCCTCGTACGAGGGCCGCTCGTGCTGA
- a CDS encoding immunoglobulin-like domain-containing protein, with amino-acid sequence MRPSALLPPSRSRRLLAAALTGAMVTGLCMAVPLSASAAELPAVTAHYDMTHAGNQLLDISGNGRNAALTGFTDASFADAAGDAVLRFKKDGYAALPKGLVTGTDNAFTVEYTVATQTATNQFGWVIGDGVGAWNTTALGNHVFVNPRSGESAYSNAVLSGIRVKSATANGEVRLPNGGGLNPGFSTLTLVGNGNALTLYRDGVQISTVTHTYAMSSIIPTGTTLGYLGRSLYTGDALVQADVTDVKFWDVALTQPQVAESMPTAAAKAAANEALLRADLLPTVLGANPSASQVTRNLTFPASSNGVALTWASQNTAVISNTGAVSRTVTTDTPVTVTATTPTGTVITFAFTVLAASPSADLDAISLASRTTENLPLVTKGSVNGAAITWTSSDPALVTPTDAGYAAPAVGSADPFAGGGLVARPAYGDGDRTVTLTAHAVLGSTAVEKSFTVTVAEHARSAPDAGYASAYFKSDGDEKIYQAATSGNDFFTFSPVNGGAAVITSTADTKGLRDPYILRSHDGDKYYMVATDLCISCGTGWGPAQSEGSLKIEVWESTDLVHWTRTNGQNTGITINQPAAGMTWAPEAYWDDELQSYVVFFASRLYSDASHTNSDKLYARMFQVLTRDFKTFTSPPASWQDTGYARIDSTVTKIDDYYYRFTKNEESGAAGTLEAGKDIFLERSKVLTAPTTASSWNADPSQTWQLTDTRMTSLETGQSGEGPEIVKLNEGDPNNASGDGYVFLVDNYGAGGYRAFATTGAEIASSSQSDRLSQRANWNVRPVGGLPASPRHGAFVSVPQTVLTAMHDWTGITAVDSTTDLTADGRDVEAEVTAADGGDVVGTVTFSGGDWSKTVALHDGSATVTVPAGVASVTAEYDGYADGLVAASTSASVELQGGLELEATAATRCVAGKVQLVVTTRNVDDQRADAVLQTPYGGKNLTLAAGASVSTALSTRAASIPAGTLTLTGSAADGSTFEGTFPTPAANCG; translated from the coding sequence ATGCGCCCGTCCGCCCTCCTCCCACCTTCCCGGTCGCGGCGATTGCTCGCCGCCGCCCTCACCGGGGCCATGGTCACCGGGCTCTGCATGGCCGTGCCGCTCTCGGCCTCGGCCGCCGAACTGCCCGCCGTCACGGCCCACTACGACATGACGCACGCCGGCAACCAGCTGCTCGACATCTCGGGCAACGGGCGCAACGCCGCGCTCACGGGCTTCACCGACGCCTCGTTCGCGGATGCCGCCGGCGACGCCGTGCTGCGGTTCAAGAAGGACGGCTACGCCGCACTTCCGAAGGGCCTCGTGACCGGCACCGACAACGCCTTCACGGTCGAGTACACGGTCGCGACCCAGACCGCCACGAACCAGTTCGGCTGGGTCATCGGCGACGGCGTCGGCGCGTGGAACACCACCGCGCTCGGCAACCACGTGTTCGTCAACCCGCGATCGGGCGAATCCGCCTACAGCAACGCCGTGCTCTCGGGCATCCGGGTGAAGTCGGCCACTGCCAACGGCGAGGTGCGCCTGCCGAACGGCGGCGGCCTGAACCCCGGCTTCTCCACGCTGACCCTCGTCGGCAACGGCAACGCGCTCACGCTGTACCGCGACGGCGTGCAGATCTCGACGGTCACGCACACCTACGCGATGAGCTCGATCATCCCGACCGGCACGACCCTCGGCTACCTCGGCCGCTCGCTCTACACGGGCGACGCGCTGGTGCAGGCCGACGTCACCGACGTCAAGTTCTGGGATGTCGCGCTGACCCAGCCGCAGGTCGCCGAGAGCATGCCGACCGCCGCCGCGAAGGCGGCCGCGAACGAGGCGCTGCTTCGTGCCGACCTGCTGCCGACCGTGCTGGGGGCCAACCCCTCCGCCTCGCAGGTCACGCGCAACCTGACCTTCCCCGCGTCCTCGAACGGCGTCGCCCTGACGTGGGCTTCGCAGAACACCGCGGTGATCTCGAACACGGGTGCGGTCTCGCGCACCGTCACGACCGACACCCCGGTGACGGTCACGGCCACCACCCCGACGGGCACGGTGATCACCTTCGCGTTCACCGTGCTCGCCGCCTCGCCCTCGGCCGACCTTGACGCGATCTCGCTCGCCTCGCGCACGACCGAGAACCTGCCGCTCGTCACCAAGGGTTCCGTCAACGGCGCGGCCATCACCTGGACCTCGTCCGACCCCGCACTGGTCACCCCGACCGATGCCGGGTACGCGGCGCCCGCCGTGGGCTCCGCCGACCCGTTCGCGGGCGGCGGCCTCGTCGCCAGGCCCGCCTACGGCGACGGCGACCGCACCGTCACGCTCACCGCCCACGCGGTGCTCGGGTCGACCGCGGTCGAGAAGTCGTTCACGGTGACGGTCGCCGAACACGCCCGCTCCGCCCCCGACGCCGGCTACGCCTCCGCGTACTTCAAGTCCGACGGCGACGAGAAGATCTACCAGGCCGCGACCTCGGGCAACGACTTCTTCACCTTCTCGCCGGTCAACGGCGGTGCCGCGGTGATCACCTCGACGGCCGACACCAAGGGCCTCCGCGACCCGTACATCCTGCGCTCGCACGACGGCGACAAGTACTACATGGTGGCCACCGACCTCTGCATCAGCTGCGGCACCGGATGGGGCCCCGCCCAGTCCGAGGGCAGCCTCAAGATCGAGGTGTGGGAGTCGACCGACCTCGTGCACTGGACCCGCACGAACGGCCAGAACACGGGCATCACGATCAACCAGCCCGCCGCCGGCATGACCTGGGCGCCCGAGGCGTACTGGGACGACGAGCTGCAGTCCTACGTGGTGTTCTTCGCCTCGCGCCTGTACTCCGACGCCTCGCACACGAACAGCGACAAGCTGTACGCGCGCATGTTCCAGGTGCTGACCCGCGACTTCAAGACCTTCACCTCGCCGCCCGCGAGCTGGCAGGACACCGGATACGCCCGCATCGACTCCACCGTCACGAAGATCGACGACTACTACTACCGATTCACGAAGAACGAGGAGAGCGGCGCCGCCGGCACCCTCGAGGCCGGCAAGGACATCTTCCTCGAGCGTTCGAAGGTGCTCACCGCACCGACGACCGCGTCGAGCTGGAACGCCGACCCGAGCCAGACCTGGCAGCTCACCGACACCCGCATGACGAGCCTCGAGACCGGCCAGTCGGGTGAAGGCCCCGAGATCGTGAAGCTCAACGAGGGCGACCCGAACAACGCGAGCGGCGACGGCTACGTGTTCCTCGTCGACAACTACGGCGCCGGGGGCTACCGGGCGTTCGCGACGACGGGCGCCGAGATCGCCTCGAGCTCGCAGAGCGATCGCCTCTCGCAGCGCGCGAACTGGAACGTCCGCCCCGTCGGCGGCCTGCCCGCGAGCCCGCGCCACGGCGCCTTCGTCAGCGTGCCGCAGACGGTGCTCACCGCCATGCACGACTGGACCGGCATCACCGCCGTCGACTCGACCACCGACCTGACGGCCGACGGCCGCGATGTCGAGGCCGAGGTCACGGCCGCAGACGGCGGCGACGTCGTGGGCACGGTCACCTTCTCGGGCGGCGACTGGAGCAAGACCGTCGCACTGCACGACGGCTCGGCGACGGTCACCGTGCCGGCGGGCGTGGCCTCGGTCACCGCGGAGTACGACGGCTACGCCGACGGCCTCGTCGCCGCCTCGACCTCGGCATCCGTCGAGCTGCAGGGCGGCCTCGAGCTCGAGGCCACCGCCGCGACCCGGTGCGTCGCCGGCAAGGTGCAGCTCGTGGTCACGACGCGCAACGTCGACGACCAGCGCGCCGACGCCGTGCTGCAGACCCCGTACGGCGGCAAGAACCTGACGCTCGCCGCCGGTGCCTCGGTCTCGACGGCCCTCTCGACGCGCGCCGCGTCGATCCCCGCCGGCACGCTCACCCTCACGGGCAGCGCCGCCGACGGTTCCACCTTCGAGGGAACCTTCCCCACCCCCGCCGCCAACTGCGGCTGA
- a CDS encoding LamG-like jellyroll fold domain-containing protein, producing MSKHAVITRALRAGGLAIGAAIAATALVAAPLAAPAPADAATTAATTATTATAPRNGLLAEYLFTQTTGASVPNSAGGASAAGAASVVNGTDALWTGSSLKFTGGAKTSTADWVRLPDGLLAGKQSATITVETKFDASMLTTFNFLWNIGSDSTTSYFFASMRDKARAAITTASAGGEANARATASLAADRWYSVTTVLDGAADTLAFYIDGVKVGQTATTLEPSSITTQTVNAIGRSPWPDPFYKGEVSAFRAYDRALSAAEVAAVSDADAGAHASTFAASAQAALDAIQPIALTDSSITLPTSSAAGLSWSAPSAGLALGASGRTLQAVQPAPGSPAASGTVTATATVRGVSASKQIPVSVSPAAEATDAYGYLLVHFIEDSAGYAEKIYLDVSRGDDPEQWDPLNDGKPILASQLGTTGIRDPYLTFNPETKTYYIIATDLRVFGGDGGSGSCTSWCYWTKSASTKLLVWESTDLVSWGAPRSIDVSLDASGAEVAELGMAWAPEATWVDDYYPDGRGAFVMYWASNVYQNPEHTGTSYNRVLWGATTDFTQATYAYGGPFVDPGANAIDTTMIQDDGTTYRITKDNGLGKGIYMESTTAARWWESGTTWTQLQTKIGAAWAGGNAGGVEGPAVFKSHSENRWYLYVDVIPSTGYRPMTTTDLDAGWTQLNDPGFYMAPSTKHGGVVSLTKAQYDTVRAADAASAVSTDLGSFEVAEGSDAGALVDALPETAEVRLAYDRGTATRPVTWDAASVDLTTPGTYPVTGTVSTFSANLDTWTGAGGSTAWNAPDRVLSSSRAVTVAAAVGVTAAPAGPSFTVQADTRCVAGKAVLVTQVANTGDAPAEIAVATPYGSKTVQVAAGKASSQTFSTRLASIPAGEAVATSASGSKTGAFAARNCN from the coding sequence ATGTCGAAGCACGCCGTCATCACCCGCGCCCTCCGCGCCGGTGGACTCGCGATCGGGGCGGCCATCGCCGCCACCGCGCTCGTCGCCGCACCGCTCGCCGCACCCGCACCCGCAGACGCCGCGACCACCGCCGCGACCACCGCCACGACGGCCACCGCACCCCGCAACGGGCTCCTGGCCGAATACCTCTTCACGCAGACGACGGGGGCCAGCGTGCCCAACTCGGCCGGGGGAGCATCGGCGGCGGGCGCGGCATCCGTCGTCAACGGAACCGACGCGCTCTGGACCGGTTCGTCGCTGAAGTTCACCGGCGGCGCGAAGACGAGCACCGCCGACTGGGTGCGGCTGCCCGACGGCCTGCTGGCGGGCAAGCAGTCGGCCACGATCACCGTCGAGACGAAGTTCGACGCCTCGATGCTCACGACCTTCAACTTCCTCTGGAACATCGGCAGCGACAGCACCACCTCGTACTTCTTCGCGTCGATGCGCGACAAGGCGCGCGCCGCGATCACCACCGCGAGCGCCGGAGGCGAGGCCAATGCCAGGGCGACCGCCTCGCTCGCCGCCGACCGCTGGTACAGCGTCACGACCGTGCTCGACGGAGCGGCCGACACGCTGGCCTTCTACATTGATGGCGTCAAGGTCGGCCAGACCGCGACGACCCTCGAACCGTCGTCGATCACGACGCAGACGGTCAACGCCATCGGCCGCTCGCCCTGGCCCGACCCGTTCTACAAGGGCGAGGTCTCGGCGTTCCGTGCCTACGACCGGGCGCTCTCCGCCGCCGAGGTCGCGGCGGTCTCCGACGCCGACGCCGGCGCGCACGCCTCGACGTTCGCGGCGAGCGCCCAGGCCGCGCTCGACGCGATCCAGCCGATCGCGCTGACCGACTCCTCGATCACGCTGCCCACCTCGTCGGCCGCCGGCCTCAGCTGGTCGGCACCCTCGGCCGGGCTCGCGCTCGGCGCGAGCGGGAGGACCCTGCAGGCCGTGCAGCCGGCCCCGGGCTCGCCCGCGGCGAGCGGCACGGTCACCGCGACGGCCACCGTGCGCGGCGTGAGCGCCTCGAAGCAGATCCCGGTGAGCGTCTCGCCCGCCGCGGAGGCGACGGATGCCTACGGTTACCTGCTCGTGCACTTCATCGAGGACTCCGCCGGCTACGCCGAGAAGATCTACCTCGACGTCTCGCGCGGCGACGACCCCGAGCAGTGGGACCCGCTGAACGACGGCAAGCCGATCCTCGCCTCGCAGCTCGGCACCACCGGCATCCGCGACCCGTACCTGACCTTCAACCCCGAGACGAAGACGTACTACATCATCGCGACCGACCTGCGCGTGTTCGGCGGCGACGGGGGCTCGGGCTCGTGCACGAGCTGGTGCTACTGGACCAAGAGCGCCAGCACGAAGCTGCTCGTCTGGGAGTCGACCGATCTCGTGAGCTGGGGTGCGCCCCGCAGCATCGACGTCTCGCTCGACGCGAGCGGCGCCGAGGTCGCCGAGCTCGGCATGGCCTGGGCGCCCGAGGCGACCTGGGTCGACGACTACTACCCCGACGGCCGCGGCGCGTTCGTCATGTACTGGGCCTCGAACGTCTACCAGAACCCCGAGCACACCGGCACGAGCTACAACCGGGTGCTGTGGGGCGCCACGACCGACTTCACGCAGGCGACCTACGCCTACGGCGGGCCGTTCGTCGACCCGGGTGCGAACGCGATCGACACGACGATGATCCAGGACGACGGCACGACCTACCGCATCACGAAGGACAACGGCCTCGGCAAGGGCATCTACATGGAGTCGACCACCGCCGCCCGCTGGTGGGAGTCGGGCACCACGTGGACGCAGCTCCAGACCAAGATCGGCGCGGCGTGGGCCGGCGGCAACGCGGGCGGCGTCGAGGGCCCCGCGGTCTTCAAGAGCCACAGCGAGAACCGCTGGTACCTCTACGTCGACGTCATCCCCTCGACGGGCTACCGGCCGATGACGACCACCGACCTCGACGCCGGGTGGACCCAGCTCAACGACCCCGGCTTCTACATGGCCCCCAGCACCAAGCACGGCGGCGTCGTCTCGCTGACCAAGGCGCAGTACGACACGGTCAGGGCAGCGGATGCCGCATCCGCCGTCTCGACCGACCTCGGGTCGTTCGAGGTCGCCGAGGGCAGCGACGCGGGGGCCCTCGTCGACGCACTGCCCGAGACCGCAGAGGTGCGCCTGGCCTACGACCGCGGAACGGCGACGCGACCGGTCACGTGGGACGCGGCATCCGTCGACCTCACCACCCCCGGCACCTACCCGGTCACCGGAACCGTCTCGACGTTCTCGGCGAACCTCGACACGTGGACCGGCGCCGGCGGGTCGACCGCCTGGAACGCGCCCGATCGGGTGCTCTCGAGCAGCCGCGCCGTCACCGTGGCGGCCGCCGTCGGGGTGACTGCCGCCCCGGCCGGGCCGTCGTTCACCGTGCAGGCCGACACCCGCTGCGTCGCGGGCAAGGCCGTGCTCGTGACCCAGGTCGCGAACACCGGCGACGCGCCGGCCGAGATCGCGGTCGCCACCCCGTACGGCTCGAAGACCGTCCAGGTCGCCGCCGGCAAGGCGTCGAGCCAGACCTTCAGCACCCGACTCGCCTCGATCCCCGCGGGCGAGGCGGTGGCGACGTCCGCCTCCGGCTCGAAGACGGGCGCCTTCGCGGCCCGCAACTGCAACTGA